Part of the Terrisporobacter glycolicus ATCC 14880 = DSM 1288 genome is shown below.
GAATTTTCTATTTTGTCATTTATTAATATTTACTTTAATTAACTTAAATGATATACCTTTATTTTTACCACTAAAAAAAGACCCCCGTAGGGGTCTCAAAAGCATTCTGACAAATATATTATAATATAGTTATGTTAGCTGCTTGAAGACCTTTAGCACCTTCAACTATATCAAAGCTTACTTTTTGACCTTCTTCTAATGATTTGAATCCATCACCTTGTATAGCTGTGAAATGAGCGAATACATCATCTCCACCTTCTACAGATATAAATCCGAATCCTTTTTCGTTGTTAAACCATTTTACTGTTCCGTTATTCATTTTGGAATCTCCTATAAACCTACAT
Proteins encoded:
- a CDS encoding cold-shock protein — encoded protein: MNNGTVKWFNNEKGFGFISVEGGDDVFAHFTAIQGDGFKSLEEGQKVSFDIVEGAKGLQAANITIL